DNA sequence from the Ciona intestinalis unplaced genomic scaffold, KH HT000544.1, whole genome shotgun sequence genome:
aatgttaaCTGTTAATTCCAACTACGGTTGGCTTGTCGCGAAATTGTATTCCTGGACTTACAATTCGGACTTTATTTTTCCACTTAAACCTATTATGTCATCGTGTTGTTAAAATCTCGCACGGAATACTTGGTAACCGACCACGAAGAGAGATGAGAGATGCTGCCAAGAAGGACGAGGGATTCTTCCGCCGGCTCTTCGAACGGTCCTTTTCAGGACCACCGCAGAGATGAGGTTACCCTTCCCTGCGAAAGGATCTTTTCAGAGCCTCGAGGGAGACGGGTTCGCGTGTCGTGGCTCGGGGGCGCTTTTAGGCTTAGGCGTACGCATGGCTGTGTGGGTGTTAACAATACGTGTCCGTTGACACCTCGCACGTCCAAATCGGGTCACCAGCGGCGGAGATAGGCTTATCCACGCATCCGATAACCCGCGCGAGAGAATGACGTCAATTTTCCGATAAAAATcgcttgtttgtttattatattttttctttttttaccgTCTGGAACCGGCCTCTCTCAGTAAATGGAACACAATGGGGCGATTCGACCGATCAAGATTTTAGAGGTCAGTAATTCATCAAGACACAAATCATTGCACTGCGTATTTTTCTGGGCaacttttgcaaaacaaaGATGCCGCAACGCTGTTCAGTGCCTAAATGTGGAATGCGAACCGGTGGACATACATTTCCATCTGATGCACGGCTTCTAAAGCAATGGGTTATTGCTATAAGAAGGAATGCCCGCAAATCAACCGGAAAACGTTGGTTCCCTTCTGAACATGATGTTGTTTGCAAGAAACATTTTCAGCAAGAAGATTATATTACAAGGATATATGGTAAGTTCACTTCAACAGTTAgagacaaatatatattagtatctAGGTTAAGGTATGAACTGGAGTGCCTAGTTTCGCAGATGCTTCCGCCGCCCCTTTGAACGGTCCTTTTCAGGACCACCGCAGAGATGAGGGTACGCTGACCCTGCGAACGGCTCTTTTCAGAGCCTCGAGGGAGACGGGTTCGCGTGTCGTGGCTCGGGGGGGCGCTTTTAGGCTTAGGCGTACGCGTGGCTGTGTGGGTGTTAACAATACGTGTCCGTTGACACCTCGCACGTTCAAATCGGGTCACCAGCGGCGGAGATAGGCTTATCCACGCATCCGATAACCCGCGCGAGAGAATGACGTCAATTTTCCGATAAAAATcgcttgtttgtttattatatttttcttttttttaccgTCTGGAACCGGCCTCTCTCAGTAAATGGAACACAATGGGGCGATTCGACCGATCAAGATTTTCGCTAGGTGGTGATAGAGGTCAGTACTTCATCAAGACACAAATCATTACACTGCGTATTTTTCTGGGCaacttttgcaaaacaaaGATGCCGTAACGCTGTTCAGTGCCTAAATGTGGAATGCGAACCGGTGGACATACATTTCCATCTGATGCACGGCTTCTAAAGCAATGGGTTATTGCTATAAGAAGGAATGCCCGCAAATCAACCGGAAAACGTTGGTTCCCTTCTGAACATTATGTTGTTTGCAAGAAACATTTTCAGCAAGGGGATTATATTACAAGGATATATGGTAAGTTCACTTCGACAGTTAgagacaaatatatattagtcTAGGTTAAGGTATGGACTGGAGTGCCTAGTTTTGCATCCATGCACATGAAagagtatatataaatatactgtaAGATACATGCAGTCTTTCTTAGTACTGTAAATAGGCCTATAGCCCCCCCATAATTTAACCAGACCATCAGTCCCAGTTTTAGTTCTTGTGTCTGTTGGATCCAACAATGTTCAGTTTATATACTGCTACCAGCATACAAATGTACAATAGCCAAATTAtgataaatttatgttttagattCACAGAAGTGTAATTTGAAACCTGGTGCGATTCCTAGCaagtttgattttaaaacgGATAAAACACTACACTCGAGCATTTCAGTCGCAACAACCTCAAAAACAAGATCTGGTCAAGAATTCTCCACTGAAGCTACACCCATTATAGAAGAAGACGATTTGGTACAAGAAGAGGTGGTTACACATCATATGGTTGATTACACATCATATGGTTTATTGTGAGAAGTTTGATACTGCTGTACAGTGCGATATTCAATTCAACAAGCATACTTTCTTTAGTTTAATCGACATTAAACATGATAGCAGAGCTGTGCACTACTACACCGGATTCAACGATTATTCCCatttcaaattgttttttaaatgtctgGGCAGAGCCGCTAGCAATCTCGTTTACCATTGTGCTTCGTTAGATTCTGAGGAAGAGCTATTTTTGACTGTTGTGGCGACAAGTTAAAGATAACCGAAAAATCAgcattttgttcaaaatttgtGAAAGTTCAGTTTctacaattgttaaaacctgaattaattttctttattttcaaaaagtGAACACACCCACAATACTAAAAGGTAAACATCAACTGGAAGCTGTTGATGTCGTCAAAGATCGGAGAATCGCTTCGAAAAAATTCACGTTGAAAGAGTCATTGGTCTCGCAAAAACCtacaaaatattaaagcaGCCCTTCAACATTATTGGGAGGaagaattatttttgtttgttttatgctTACAAATTTCAGGATTGGTATAGTTGAAAAATGTCTGTAACTGTTATTGTAAATACGAACACTtacttaataattttaaaattaaggtgttgtttgttttccaGTATCTGACTGCATTTTTTCATACCATAGGAAGACGgtatgttaaattttgtttcctttGGCAAACCACAAACCCTAAAACCATCTGGTTTACTATAAGGAATCCGGCTACCAGGTTTTCTAATGCCATTTGCTGGAAATAAAAAGCTATGTTTGCAGAGTGCAGATTCATTTTCTACAATGGAAGCttaaatcaaaaattaaaaaatcaagtatttttttcatattaaatTGCTTAATGTTACTACTTTTAATTAATGCTAATAAACCAATTAATTTATACTTACAATATTTCTCATTAAACAGTTCTTGGCCCATTTTTCTTAGCTTGCCGAGTTCTggttctgtgtttttttttaaatctaaaacaaatgaatgaatgtttcaCAAATTGTAACtagaaaatgcatgttttagttttttttgtttgtgcaTGTTTTACactgtttaatacaaacagAAAGGGTAGCTGAACACTTGATCTGACTTACTATTTTCATGATTTTCTGACGAGCCTAAAATgaactctctttgtttttcttgA
Encoded proteins:
- the LOC108950665 gene encoding THAP domain-containing protein 3 gives rise to the protein MPQRCSVPKCGMRTGGHTFPSDARLLKQWVIAIRRNARKSTGKRWFPSEHDVVCKKHFQQEDYITRIYDSQKCNLKPGAIPSKFDFKTDKTLHSSISVATTSKTRSGQEFSTEATPIIEEDDLVQEEVVTHHMVDYTSYGLL